Below is a window of Vallicoccus soli DNA.
GGGGGTGGTGGTGAGCACCGGCGGCGTCGTGGTCTCCTACCAGGCGGACACGCCGTCGGGTGGCACCATCGTCCTGCTGGCCATCGCCCTCTTCGCGCTCGCCGCGGCGTGGGCGGGGCTGCGCGACCGGCGCCGCGCGGGCGGGCACGAGGAGGCGGAGGACCACCTCCACCGCCACGGGCCCGGCTGCGGTCACGAGGAGGTCGTCCACGACGACCACCTCGACTACGTCCACGACGGGCACCGGCACGCCGCCCACGGCGGGCACTACGACGAGCACTGAGCAGCACGACGAGCAGCGGGGAGCGGACGTGACGGACCAGCGGGTGCCCGCGGCGGGGACGCGCTCGACGCGCCAGCGGACGGCGGTGCGCGCGGCCCTGGCGGACGTCGACGAGTTCCGCAGCGCCCAGGAGCTGCACGACCTGCTCAAGCAGCGCGGCGAGGCGGTGGGCCTCACGACCGTCTACCGCACCCTGCAGGCGCTGGCGGACGCGCAGGAGGTCGACGTCCTGCGCAACCCCGACGGCGAGTCGGTCTACCGCCGCTGCAGCCGCGGGCACCACCACCACCTCGTCTGCCGCTCGTGCGGTCGCACCGTCGAGGTCGAGGGGCCGGCGGTCGAGCGCTGGGCCAGCGCCGTGGCCGCCGAGCACGGCTTCACCGAGGTGAGCCACACGGTCGAGGTCTTCGGCCTGTGCGCGGAGTGCACCGCGCGCCGCGCCGCGGGCGACGACGCCTGAGGGACCGCTCCGCGGACGGTCGTTGACCTGGGACGGGTGCTTCTGCGAAGTTCAGGCCCTCGTCCGGGTCCACGGGGGCCCGGCCCCTCACGTACGGAGATCGATCGATGAGGATCCGTCCCCTGCTCGCGCTCGCCGCTGCGGCGGCCTGCGTGGGCGTCGGCGTCGCCGCACCCGCCACCGGCGAGGCGAAGCCCCAGCAGGAGAAGGCGCGCGTGCTCGTCTTCTCGAAGACCGCGGCCTTCCGGCACGACTCGATCCCCGCCGGCGTCCGCGCGATCGAGCGCCTCGGCCGGCCCGCCGGCATCGCGGTCGACACGACCGAGGACGCCGGCGCCTTCACCGACCGGAACCTGCGCAAGTACGACGCCGTGGTCTTCATGTCGACCACCGGCGACGTGCTCGACGAGCCGCAGGAGCGCGCCTTCGAGCGCTACATCCAGCGCGGCGGCGGCTACCTCGGCGTGCACGCCGCCTCCGACACCGAGTACGACTGGCCCTGGTACGGCGGCCTCGTCGGCGCCTACTTCCTCGACCACCCGGGCGCGGTCAACGAGCAGTTCCAGGAGGCGACGGTCGTCGTCGAGGGGCCGCGCACCAAGGCCACCTCGGCGCTGCCGCGCTTCTGGGAGCGCACCGAGGAGTGGTACAACTTCCGCACCAACCCGCGCCCGTACGTGCGCGTCCTCGCCACCGTCGACGAGGACACGTACGACCCGCGCGGCTACACCGGGTCCGAGGGCATGGGCGACGACCACCCGATCACCTGGTGCCAGCGCTACGACGGCGGCCGCTCGGTCTACACCGGCATGGGCCACCAGGTGGAGGCGTACAGCGAGCCGATGTTCCTGCGGCACCTGTCCGGCGCGCTGAAGATGGCGTCCGGCCTCGCCTCGACCAAGCACTGCAAGGTCAGCGAGCCGCGCGGCTGACCTGCCGGCGTCGCCGGGCCGGCGGGCCCTACCCCTCGTACGGGTCCGCCGGCTCCGGCACGGGCTCCACCGCCCGCGCCGCGACGTGCGGCACCGCGGTGTCGGACATCGTCCCGCCGCCGGGGACCCACTCCCCCGTCACGCGCACCCACGCGCCCCGCTCGGGGGCGGGCGCGTCGCGCACCAGCACCTTGACCGGGCGCCCGTCGGCCGCGCAGCAGGACAGCGCGATGCGGGTGACGAACCACCCGCCGTCCTGCGCCGGCGTCGCGAACCCGGTGAGGGCGACCTCCCGCCCGCGCAGCGAGCGCCCCTCGTCCCAGACCGCCCGGGTCGCGTAGTCGCCCAGCGCCAGCTCCACCGTGCGGCCCTCGGGCAGCGGGTCGAAGCCGGGCTCGGGCGGCGCGGCCACCCGCGCGGTCCCCCGCTCCGCCGCCCAGGCGCCCAAGGCCGGCGGCGCCACGAGCAGCAGGGCCAGCACCGGCGCGAGCAGCGCCCAGGCGACGCGCGGGCCGCCGTCGCCGTGCCCGTGCCCGTCGTCGACGAGCGCGCCCTCCGCGGGGTGCGGGCCGCGGCCCTGCGCCTGGTCGGCCTCATGC
It encodes the following:
- a CDS encoding ThuA domain-containing protein codes for the protein MRIRPLLALAAAAACVGVGVAAPATGEAKPQQEKARVLVFSKTAAFRHDSIPAGVRAIERLGRPAGIAVDTTEDAGAFTDRNLRKYDAVVFMSTTGDVLDEPQERAFERYIQRGGGYLGVHAASDTEYDWPWYGGLVGAYFLDHPGAVNEQFQEATVVVEGPRTKATSALPRFWERTEEWYNFRTNPRPYVRVLATVDEDTYDPRGYTGSEGMGDDHPITWCQRYDGGRSVYTGMGHQVEAYSEPMFLRHLSGALKMASGLASTKHCKVSEPRG
- a CDS encoding Fur family transcriptional regulator; this encodes MTDQRVPAAGTRSTRQRTAVRAALADVDEFRSAQELHDLLKQRGEAVGLTTVYRTLQALADAQEVDVLRNPDGESVYRRCSRGHHHHLVCRSCGRTVEVEGPAVERWASAVAAEHGFTEVSHTVEVFGLCAECTARRAAGDDA
- a CDS encoding TIGR03943 family putative permease subunit: MRRDVQAVLLVLLGGVVLRLSLDGTYLRYVKEQMQWPLAASGAVLLALGLVGAWRDGLLAVRGGRGGDGGHGGHEGHEGHEGHEADQAQGRGPHPAEGALVDDGHGHGDGGPRVAWALLAPVLALLLVAPPALGAWAAERGTARVAAPPEPGFDPLPEGRTVELALGDYATRAVWDEGRSLRGREVALTGFATPAQDGGWFVTRIALSCCAADGRPVKVLVRDAPAPERGAWVRVTGEWVPGGGTMSDTAVPHVAARAVEPVPEPADPYEG